Proteins encoded in a region of the Leptolyngbya subtilissima AS-A7 genome:
- a CDS encoding DUF4126 family protein, whose amino-acid sequence MVYLLALLIGIIAGLRTMTAIAAVSWAAYLGYLDLDGSWLAFLGYRFTPWILSALALGEFVTDQLPFTPSRKVPVQFGARIVSGALSGAAIALPSGTWVGGLMAGAVGAVIGTLGGAAARSRLATALGRDLPAALSEDAIAIVGAVLVVGLL is encoded by the coding sequence ATGGTTTACTTGCTGGCGCTGCTGATAGGTATCATTGCCGGTCTACGCACCATGACCGCGATCGCAGCTGTCAGCTGGGCCGCCTACCTGGGCTACCTTGACCTTGACGGCAGCTGGCTCGCCTTCCTGGGCTACCGCTTCACCCCCTGGATCTTATCGGCGTTGGCACTGGGCGAATTCGTCACCGATCAACTTCCCTTTACACCCAGTCGCAAGGTTCCAGTCCAGTTTGGCGCTCGCATTGTCAGTGGAGCCCTCTCAGGGGCGGCGATCGCCCTACCTAGCGGCACCTGGGTGGGCGGACTCATGGCAGGTGCGGTGGGCGCAGTAATCGGCACATTGGGCGGCGCGGCAGCCCGTTCTCGCCTCGCTACCGCCTTGGGTCGTGACCTACCGGCGGCGCTGAGCGAAGATGCGATCGCCATCGTCGGCGCAGTTTTAGTTGTGGGGCTCTTGTGA
- a CDS encoding HNH endonuclease, protein MDKNSFDELKFEAKYQEIFHVPDLPTRLNTLQNYFFPRLEVLVKESLREIEEVYGVNPYENMTIVYRPNHRKEAMSNVDSESVFMGVSGKRHQQKLIFRRKSGQYASIHCSSLIYEIYPDGALTVVLQPFGYGYVRLDQDNNYIKLIADSLYKCIDKVEKIFSENGISYTFTHNFTYTNLADAILNSPEEDEYLSRYSLYIFSPTYYFPTSRHRGLWEVKRAFVALYPILDSFITIAKGQTYPLEMMLDKLIDYQFTKGWYFSRRKEWTDEDKPFKKAQDEINLPELESYQFIRAGLWWEILARDKWTCCSCGRSAKEHGTTLHVDHIVPRSKGGTDNKENLQALCWKCNIGKSNKDMTDLRDK, encoded by the coding sequence AAAACTATTTCTTCCCCAGACTAGAAGTTTTAGTCAAGGAATCTTTGCGAGAGATAGAGGAAGTTTACGGTGTAAATCCTTACGAAAATATGACCATTGTCTATCGTCCCAACCACCGCAAGGAGGCCATGTCTAATGTAGATTCTGAAAGTGTCTTTATGGGCGTTTCAGGCAAAAGACACCAGCAAAAGCTAATCTTCAGAAGAAAAAGTGGTCAATACGCCAGCATTCACTGTAGCTCGTTGATTTACGAAATATATCCAGATGGGGCATTAACAGTGGTATTACAGCCATTTGGGTATGGATACGTACGTCTCGATCAGGATAATAACTATATTAAATTAATTGCAGATAGCCTATATAAATGCATAGATAAAGTAGAAAAAATATTTTCTGAAAATGGAATCTCATATACATTTACCCACAATTTCACTTATACCAATCTTGCAGACGCCATCCTTAACAGCCCAGAAGAAGACGAATATTTATCAAGATACTCGCTATATATATTCTCCCCAACTTACTACTTCCCGACCTCCAGGCATAGAGGTTTATGGGAAGTTAAACGTGCTTTTGTTGCTTTATACCCAATTTTAGATAGCTTTATTACAATTGCAAAAGGTCAGACCTACCCACTAGAGATGATGTTGGACAAGCTTATAGATTATCAGTTCACAAAAGGTTGGTATTTTAGCCGACGAAAAGAGTGGACGGATGAAGATAAGCCTTTCAAAAAGGCTCAGGATGAAATCAACTTGCCTGAATTGGAAAGCTATCAATTCATTCGAGCAGGTCTTTGGTGGGAAATATTAGCTAGAGATAAATGGACTTGCTGTAGTTGTGGAAGATCAGCTAAAGAGCATGGCACTACGCTGCATGTTGACCATATAGTACCTCGTTCTAAAGGTGGAACAGATAACAAAGAAAATTTGCAGGCCTTATGTTGGAAATGCAATATTGGAAAATCAAACAAAGATATGACTGACCTGAGAGATAAATAG
- a CDS encoding phosphoketolase family protein, translating into MVVASPPQTKPLTDEELRKTHAYWRACNYLAVGMIYLRSNPLLKEPLKSEHVKHRLLGHWGASPALSFTYIHCNRLIKKYDLNMIFVAGPGHGAPGVLGPVYLEGTYSEIYPDKSMDEDGMRRFFKQFSFPGHIGSHVTPETPGSIHEGGELGYSLSHSFGAILDNPELIVACVVGDGEAETGALATSWHSNKFINPARDGAVLPILNLNGYKIANPSILSRVSHEELEYLFRGYGYTPYFVEGSDPADVHQQMAAVMEECILKIKDIQQNARVNGSQERPRWPMIVLRTPKGWTGPKEVDGHKVEGFWRAHQVPMGGMHSNPEHLRLLEEWMRSYGPEELFDENGALIPELKDLAPVGPRRMSYNPNANGGILRKALKMPDFRKYAVDVPQPGSVEYENTKALGILMREIMRDNPNNFRLMGPDETASNRLNPVYEVSKKAWMADYLPEDLDGGELSQDGRVMEMLSEHTLQGWLEGYLLTGRHGMFHSYEAFAHVVSSMFNQHAKWLDICKNHVPWRRSVSSLNILLSSLVWRQDHNGFSHQDPGYVDLVTNKSPDVVRVYFPPDANCLLSVADHCFRSIDYINVIVSDKQSHLQYLDMEQAVTHCTKGLGIWDWASNDDCGTEPDNPDVVMACCGDIVTKESLAATAILREEFPHLKVRFVNVVDLFTLISSGEHPHGLSDRDFDSLFTPDKPIVFNFHGYPWLIHKLVYRRSNQDRIHVRGYKEQGNINTPLELAINNEIDRFNLVIDVIDRVPKLGSAAAHVKEKMKNKIIECLTYAHTEGKDQDEIVNWQWPY; encoded by the coding sequence ATGGTAGTAGCCTCCCCGCCCCAAACCAAGCCCCTCACCGATGAGGAACTGCGCAAAACGCACGCCTATTGGCGAGCCTGCAACTACCTCGCCGTAGGCATGATCTACCTGCGCAGTAACCCTCTGCTAAAGGAACCCCTCAAGTCTGAGCACGTCAAGCACCGTCTGCTGGGCCACTGGGGCGCTTCGCCAGCCCTGAGCTTTACCTATATTCACTGCAACCGATTAATTAAAAAGTACGACCTCAATATGATCTTTGTGGCTGGGCCAGGCCACGGTGCTCCAGGGGTACTGGGGCCGGTCTATTTAGAAGGCACCTACTCCGAGATCTATCCCGACAAGAGCATGGATGAAGACGGCATGCGCCGCTTCTTCAAACAGTTTTCCTTCCCCGGCCATATTGGCAGCCACGTCACCCCCGAAACCCCTGGCTCAATTCACGAGGGTGGGGAATTGGGCTATAGCCTCTCGCACTCCTTTGGGGCCATCCTCGACAACCCCGAGTTAATCGTCGCTTGTGTCGTGGGCGACGGGGAGGCCGAAACGGGAGCCCTCGCCACCTCCTGGCACTCCAATAAATTTATCAACCCGGCTCGCGATGGCGCGGTGCTGCCCATCCTCAACTTGAACGGCTATAAGATCGCTAATCCGTCCATTCTCTCGCGGGTTTCTCATGAGGAGCTGGAATATTTGTTTAGGGGCTATGGCTACACGCCCTATTTTGTCGAGGGCAGCGACCCGGCCGATGTGCATCAGCAAATGGCCGCCGTCATGGAAGAGTGCATTCTCAAGATCAAAGACATTCAGCAAAACGCTCGCGTCAACGGCAGTCAGGAGCGCCCCCGCTGGCCAATGATTGTGCTGCGCACCCCCAAGGGCTGGACGGGGCCTAAAGAGGTGGATGGCCACAAGGTGGAGGGGTTCTGGCGGGCTCACCAGGTACCCATGGGCGGCATGCACAGCAACCCCGAACACCTGCGCCTGCTTGAAGAATGGATGCGCAGCTACGGTCCTGAGGAACTGTTCGACGAGAACGGTGCTCTGATTCCTGAGCTAAAGGATTTGGCGCCGGTTGGCCCTCGCCGCATGAGCTATAACCCCAACGCCAACGGCGGCATACTGCGCAAGGCTTTGAAGATGCCCGACTTCCGCAAGTATGCGGTCGACGTGCCGCAGCCCGGCAGCGTGGAGTATGAGAATACCAAGGCTCTGGGCATTCTCATGCGCGAAATTATGCGCGACAATCCCAACAACTTTCGCCTGATGGGGCCAGATGAAACGGCATCTAACCGATTGAACCCGGTATATGAGGTCTCCAAAAAGGCCTGGATGGCCGATTATTTGCCCGAAGACCTCGACGGCGGGGAGCTTTCCCAAGATGGTCGGGTGATGGAAATGCTCAGCGAGCACACTCTCCAGGGCTGGCTGGAGGGCTATTTGCTCACCGGTCGCCATGGCATGTTTCACAGCTACGAGGCCTTTGCCCACGTGGTCAGCTCAATGTTTAACCAGCATGCCAAGTGGCTAGACATTTGCAAAAACCACGTGCCCTGGCGGCGATCGGTGTCGTCGCTCAATATTTTGCTGTCGTCGCTAGTGTGGCGGCAGGACCACAACGGCTTTAGCCACCAAGACCCCGGCTATGTCGACCTGGTGACCAACAAAAGCCCTGACGTGGTGCGGGTTTACTTTCCGCCCGACGCCAACTGCCTGCTGTCGGTGGCCGACCACTGCTTCCGCAGCATCGACTACATCAACGTAATTGTTTCTGACAAGCAGAGCCACCTCCAGTACCTCGATATGGAGCAGGCGGTGACCCACTGCACCAAGGGACTGGGCATTTGGGATTGGGCCAGCAACGACGACTGCGGCACCGAGCCGGATAACCCTGACGTGGTGATGGCCTGCTGCGGCGACATTGTGACTAAAGAATCGCTGGCGGCGACCGCTATTCTGCGGGAAGAGTTTCCCCACCTGAAGGTGCGGTTTGTCAACGTGGTTGACCTGTTTACCTTAATTTCGTCTGGGGAGCACCCTCATGGGCTCAGCGATCGCGACTTTGACTCACTGTTCACCCCCGACAAGCCGATTGTCTTCAACTTCCACGGCTATCCCTGGCTGATTCACAAGTTGGTGTATCGCCGCTCAAACCAAGACCGCATTCACGTGCGGGGCTATAAGGAGCAGGGCAATATCAACACCCCGCTAGAACTGGCGATCAACAACGAGATCGATCGCTTCAACTTGGTGATCGACGTGATCGATCGGGTGCCCAAGCTGGGTTCGGCGGCGGCCCACGTGAAGGAGAAGATGAAGAACAAGATCATCGAGTGCCTTACCTATGCCCACACTGAGGGCAAAGATCAGGATGAAATCGTCAACTGGCAGTGGCCCTATTAA
- a CDS encoding FAD-containing oxidoreductase produces MTQSFDALIIGAGQAGPPLAGRLTAAGMKVALIEQHLFGGTCVNTGCTPTKTLVASAYTAHLARRAANYGVMISGAIAVDMAQVKARTNAVVANSRSGLEAWLGSMERLTVFYGQARFESANTLRVGDELLSAPQIFINVGGRARVPDMPGVGEIDYLTNTSMLALDSLPRHLVVVGGSYIGLEFAQIYRRFGAEVTVVEKGPRLVSREDEDISTAIRAMLEAEGVQVRTGAECIAFAPHADGALVHLDCTDGEPEVIGSHVLLAVGRQPNTHDLSLDRAGIATDEHGYITVDDQLRTTVPGIWALGDCNGRGAFTHTAYNDFEIVAANLLDGETRGVSDRIPAYALYTDPPLGRVGITEAQARSTGRPLLMGTRPMTKVGRAIEKGETQGLIKIVADAETRRILGAAILGVGGDEAIHGLIDIMTADQPYTTLQKAVPIHPTVSELIPTVVGEMQPLSPT; encoded by the coding sequence ATGACTCAATCCTTTGACGCGCTAATCATTGGGGCCGGTCAAGCAGGGCCACCCCTGGCCGGACGGCTGACTGCGGCGGGCATGAAGGTAGCGCTGATTGAGCAACATCTGTTTGGCGGCACCTGCGTTAATACCGGCTGCACACCGACCAAAACCCTGGTTGCTAGCGCCTATACCGCACATTTAGCCCGCCGCGCCGCCAACTATGGCGTGATGATCTCAGGCGCGATCGCGGTCGATATGGCCCAGGTCAAAGCGCGGACCAATGCCGTGGTGGCAAATTCTCGCAGCGGCCTTGAGGCCTGGCTCGGCAGTATGGAGCGCCTAACTGTGTTCTATGGTCAGGCCCGCTTTGAAAGCGCGAATACCCTGCGGGTCGGCGACGAACTCCTGAGCGCACCGCAAATTTTCATCAACGTGGGCGGTCGGGCGCGGGTGCCAGATATGCCCGGTGTAGGGGAGATTGACTATCTAACCAACACATCTATGCTGGCGCTCGACAGCCTGCCCCGACATTTGGTGGTGGTGGGCGGCAGCTACATCGGCCTAGAGTTTGCCCAAATCTACCGTCGCTTCGGAGCAGAGGTCACGGTAGTCGAGAAAGGCCCGCGCCTGGTTTCCCGCGAGGACGAGGATATATCCACTGCGATTCGAGCCATGCTCGAAGCCGAGGGTGTACAGGTGCGTACAGGGGCCGAGTGTATTGCCTTTGCCCCCCACGCCGATGGCGCATTGGTGCATCTCGACTGTACCGACGGCGAGCCCGAGGTGATTGGCAGCCACGTGCTGCTAGCGGTAGGGCGTCAGCCCAACACCCATGATCTCAGCCTCGATCGCGCCGGTATCGCCACCGACGAGCACGGCTACATCACCGTGGACGATCAGCTCCGCACCACTGTGCCGGGCATTTGGGCCTTGGGCGACTGCAATGGCCGAGGTGCCTTCACCCATACCGCCTACAACGATTTTGAGATTGTCGCCGCCAATCTGCTCGATGGTGAGACTCGAGGGGTGAGCGATCGCATCCCCGCCTACGCCCTCTATACCGACCCTCCCCTGGGGCGCGTCGGCATAACCGAGGCTCAGGCGCGCTCCACCGGGCGGCCCCTGCTGATGGGCACCAGACCGATGACAAAAGTGGGCCGCGCCATTGAGAAAGGCGAGACCCAGGGCTTGATCAAAATTGTGGCCGATGCCGAAACCCGGCGCATTCTCGGCGCGGCAATTTTGGGCGTCGGCGGCGATGAGGCCATTCACGGGCTGATCGACATCATGACTGCCGACCAGCCCTACACCACTCTGCAAAAGGCGGTGCCCATTCACCCCACGGTATCTGAGCTGATCCCCACAGTGGTGGGCGAAATGCAGCCGCTTTCGCCCACCTGA